From one Octopus bimaculoides isolate UCB-OBI-ISO-001 chromosome 1, ASM119413v2, whole genome shotgun sequence genomic stretch:
- the LOC128249386 gene encoding uncharacterized protein LOC128249386: protein MYQERRMERSVGMILIIPFGICFILLFLVCCFADEMKKMCILPSQIPLSYRNTSPTFNTTRRQEAAAAHQNRIDPEDVEEQGFVVEQNETEQLISEELPIDLVVHGNYNNGSNRTDNNSNSINSSCHQQPTDFCCSNNSSEQYISYNNTGLRFGDGGEEAETSLIPAVIRQSSLQRNQVHTSFSDICNQDMITSDLISSRSVAAVNASSTSSISTITNEATASAAAAPPPPKPQPNSHQVEVTVCVNNHFQPTDS, encoded by the coding sequence ATGTACCAAGAAAGGAGAATGGAGAGATCTGTTGGAATGATATTAATCATTCCGTTCGGAATATGCTTTATACTCTTGTTTTTAGTCTGTTGTTTTGCCGACGAAATGAAAAAGATGTGTATCCTACCATCACAGATTCCGTTGTCATACCGCAATACCTCTCCTACCTTCAACACAACACGTCGCCAAGAAGCAGCTGCCGCACACCAGAACCGCATTGATCCTGAAGATGTCGAAGAACAAGGATTTGTTGTAGAACAGAATGAAACTGAACAACTGATATCCGAAGAACTGCCGATAGATTTGGTAGTCCACGGCAATTACAACAACGGTAGCAATAGAactgacaataacagcaacagcatcaacagcagctgTCATCAACAACCGACAGACTTTTGTTGTAGTAACAACAGTTCTGAACAGTATATCAGTTATAATAACACTGGCCTACGTTTTGGCGATGGCGGTGAGGAGGCAGAAACTTCTTTGATTCCGGCAGTCATAAGGCAGAGCAGTCTACAGCGGAATCAAGTACATACATCTTTTTCAGACATATGCAACCAGGATATGATAACTTCTGATCTCATCTCTTCTCGTTCTGTCGCTGCTGTTAACGCCTCTTCCACTTCCAGCATCAGTACTATCACCAACGAGGCCACAGCCAGTGCCGCTGCTGCGCCTCCTCCGCCTAAACCCCAGCCGAACTCCCACCAAGTAGAAGTTACAGTTTGTGTAAACAACCACTTTCAGCCGACAGACAGTTAG